In a single window of the Nicotiana tomentosiformis chromosome 8, ASM39032v3, whole genome shotgun sequence genome:
- the LOC104095298 gene encoding IRK-interacting protein isoform X2, producing the protein MANSSSSSSSKSSISPRHPPLFTPIEEGNEEEEYSQGRSSFRAETTPSEVEYRHHPTPLHQHSNTENKGKGCTKKRPENGEDDRGVLCNKCRPSNRERITHVVPLDNKSTSISSPHGSREEQWKIAVAELSHKLIQATRKRDEAILEASRLKFSMVELEKKLNKLEIYCHSLKSGLEVCSNNVNSQHQITKSPHLQRVKFGEEDKVIEHFLVMVSEARSSVRNLSRSMTLQLRQIGGKVYDRIALLLQPYDIKVSISRNPRGLIVYLEALLNKAFYEDFESIGFQKGSCNQILNPIDRCEANFGLYNRLKDLTWEEVLSKGTRFYSEEFSKFCDRKMSEIVAMLGWNRAWPEPLLQAFFGASKAVWLVHLLANSLHPGLPIFRVDKEMKFDSVYMEDMGGDKAKKLVPAMIRITVTPGFYVYDNVVKCKVLSRYNNSINNISFDGNEKGLTPSPT; encoded by the exons ATGgctaattcttcttcttcttcttcctcaaaaTCCTCCATTTCTCCACGTCATCCCCCTCTTTTTACTCCT ATAGAAGAAGGGAATGAAGAAGAGGAATATTCACAAGGGAGAAGCAGTTTTAGAGCAGAGACAACACCAAGTGAAGTTGAATACAGACACCATCCAACACCTTTACATCAACATTCTAATACAGAGAATAAAGGCAAAGGGTGTACAAAAAAGAGGCCAGAAAATGGAGAAGATGATAGAGGAGTTTTATGCAACAAATGCAGACCAAGTAACAGAGAGAGAATTACTCATGTAGTTCCTTTAGATAACAAGAGTACTTCTATATCGAGTCCACATG GGTCAAGAGAAGAACAATGGAAAATAGCAGTGGCTGAACTTTCACATAAGTTAATTCAAGCTACAAGAAAAAGAGATGAGGCTATTTTAGAAGCATCAAGATTGAAGTTTTCTATGGTTGAGCTTGAAAAAAAGCTAAACAAGCTTGAAATTTATTGTCACAGTTTGAAATCTGGGCTTGAAGTTTGTAGCAACAATGTTAATTCTCAGCACCAAATTACCAAATCCCCTCATCTCCAACGTGTTAAATTTGGTGAAGAGGATAAAGTAATTGAACATTTCTTGGTTATGGTTTCTGAGGCAAGGTCTTCTGTTAGGAATTTAAGTCGATCAATGACACTTCAGCTAAGACAAATTGGTGGTAAAGTATATGATCGAATTGCATTACTTCTTCAACCATATGATATTAAGGTTTCAATTTCAAGAAATCCTAGAGGTTTAATTGTGTATCTTGAAGCTTTATTAAACAAAGCTTTTTATGAGGATTTTGAGTCAATTGGATTTCAAAAGGGTTCTTGTAATCAAATCTTGAACCCCATTGACCGCTGTGAAGCAAATTTTGGTTTGTACAACCGTTTGAAGGATTTAACATGGGAAGAAGTTTTGAGCAAAGGGACAAGATTTTACAGTGAAGAATTCAGTAAGTTTTGTGATAGGAAAATGAGTGAAATTGTGGCTATGTTGGGTTGGAACCGTGCTTGGCCTGAACCACTTTTGCAAGCTTTTTTTGGTGCATCAAAAGCAGTATGGTTAGTGCACTTATTGGCTAATTCACTGCACCCTGGACTGCCTATTTTCAGAGTGGATAAAGAAATGAAATTTGACTCAGTTTATATGGAAGATATGGGTGGAGATAAAGCTAAGAAGTTGGTTCCAGCCATGATTCGAATCACGGTCACACCTGGGTTCTATGTCTATGACAATGTGGTCAAGTGCAAGGTGCTTAGCAGGTACAATAATAGTATTAACAATATTTCATTTGATGGTAATGAAAAGGGTTTAACCCCATCACCTACATAA
- the LOC104095298 gene encoding IRK-interacting protein isoform X1: protein MANSSSSSSSKSSISPRHPPLFTPIEEGNEEEEYSQGRSSFRAETTPSEVEYRHHPTPLHQHSNTENKGKGCTKKRPENGEDDRGVLCNKCRPSNRERITHVVPLDNKSTSISSPHGIFKSVLSTLVKKSPRLSSSSDVESSTVGSREEQWKIAVAELSHKLIQATRKRDEAILEASRLKFSMVELEKKLNKLEIYCHSLKSGLEVCSNNVNSQHQITKSPHLQRVKFGEEDKVIEHFLVMVSEARSSVRNLSRSMTLQLRQIGGKVYDRIALLLQPYDIKVSISRNPRGLIVYLEALLNKAFYEDFESIGFQKGSCNQILNPIDRCEANFGLYNRLKDLTWEEVLSKGTRFYSEEFSKFCDRKMSEIVAMLGWNRAWPEPLLQAFFGASKAVWLVHLLANSLHPGLPIFRVDKEMKFDSVYMEDMGGDKAKKLVPAMIRITVTPGFYVYDNVVKCKVLSRYNNSINNISFDGNEKGLTPSPT, encoded by the exons ATGgctaattcttcttcttcttcttcctcaaaaTCCTCCATTTCTCCACGTCATCCCCCTCTTTTTACTCCT ATAGAAGAAGGGAATGAAGAAGAGGAATATTCACAAGGGAGAAGCAGTTTTAGAGCAGAGACAACACCAAGTGAAGTTGAATACAGACACCATCCAACACCTTTACATCAACATTCTAATACAGAGAATAAAGGCAAAGGGTGTACAAAAAAGAGGCCAGAAAATGGAGAAGATGATAGAGGAGTTTTATGCAACAAATGCAGACCAAGTAACAGAGAGAGAATTACTCATGTAGTTCCTTTAGATAACAAGAGTACTTCTATATCGAGTCCACATGGTATTTTCAAATCAGTTCTCTCAACTTTGGTTAAAAAAAGTCCAAGATTATCATCATCTTCAGATGTTGAGTCTTCTACTGTAGGGTCAAGAGAAGAACAATGGAAAATAGCAGTGGCTGAACTTTCACATAAGTTAATTCAAGCTACAAGAAAAAGAGATGAGGCTATTTTAGAAGCATCAAGATTGAAGTTTTCTATGGTTGAGCTTGAAAAAAAGCTAAACAAGCTTGAAATTTATTGTCACAGTTTGAAATCTGGGCTTGAAGTTTGTAGCAACAATGTTAATTCTCAGCACCAAATTACCAAATCCCCTCATCTCCAACGTGTTAAATTTGGTGAAGAGGATAAAGTAATTGAACATTTCTTGGTTATGGTTTCTGAGGCAAGGTCTTCTGTTAGGAATTTAAGTCGATCAATGACACTTCAGCTAAGACAAATTGGTGGTAAAGTATATGATCGAATTGCATTACTTCTTCAACCATATGATATTAAGGTTTCAATTTCAAGAAATCCTAGAGGTTTAATTGTGTATCTTGAAGCTTTATTAAACAAAGCTTTTTATGAGGATTTTGAGTCAATTGGATTTCAAAAGGGTTCTTGTAATCAAATCTTGAACCCCATTGACCGCTGTGAAGCAAATTTTGGTTTGTACAACCGTTTGAAGGATTTAACATGGGAAGAAGTTTTGAGCAAAGGGACAAGATTTTACAGTGAAGAATTCAGTAAGTTTTGTGATAGGAAAATGAGTGAAATTGTGGCTATGTTGGGTTGGAACCGTGCTTGGCCTGAACCACTTTTGCAAGCTTTTTTTGGTGCATCAAAAGCAGTATGGTTAGTGCACTTATTGGCTAATTCACTGCACCCTGGACTGCCTATTTTCAGAGTGGATAAAGAAATGAAATTTGACTCAGTTTATATGGAAGATATGGGTGGAGATAAAGCTAAGAAGTTGGTTCCAGCCATGATTCGAATCACGGTCACACCTGGGTTCTATGTCTATGACAATGTGGTCAAGTGCAAGGTGCTTAGCAGGTACAATAATAGTATTAACAATATTTCATTTGATGGTAATGAAAAGGGTTTAACCCCATCACCTACATAA
- the LOC138898098 gene encoding uncharacterized protein, whose translation MESVMRLRDEDEEEEENDGSVLVARMKKNIDAPKAAASMVIYKAQPRTEEISEKGSGSVPEPLEIEHASHQSQQTVGISEEADPEALRTEKNAPNVSLGAIVIGNSPDLPAFSEGAIREAQALGALEINRSHEWEDPFYDLFTGVEDVALVMCQAFSAAAVHREACYRSRTELRRYEADLQRVTEERNALRLLFGQREEEIKDLRAELAKAQQDQTDLTEQVMVILKTHGLDSGAVANILISQLQQKLEFIGKLRKEVDMIRAETLGWKDSMDRLAAEKETARAQLSSAKNQLQSMKEKSSVQAREVAETSNTRAYWVAELYKCRSRRETLGEIHGRGFDLTEEIKTVKELEVDVEDLASDDDDGDDDDDNDGDDGRKSGSESGAEPDGEETAPIDNQET comes from the exons ATGGAATCAGttatgcgtctaagggatgaagacgaggaagaagaagaaaacgatgggTCCGTGCTGGTGGCCCGAATGAAGAAAAACATTGATGCCCCCAAGGCAGCTGCATCGATGGTGATTTATAAAGCTCAACCTCGGACTGAGGAGATATCGGAGAAAGGTTCGGGCAGCGTCCCCGAACCATTAGAGATCGAGCATGCTTCCCACCAAAGTCAACAAACGGTAGGTATATCGGAAGAGGCCGAtcctgaagctctccgaactgagAAGAACGCCCCAAACGtgtcgcttggggcaatagtaatcggaaaCTCGCCCGATCTTCCTGCCTTTTCCGAAGGggcaattcgggaagcccaagctttgggggccctcgagataAACCGATCTCATGAATGGGAGGACCCCTTCTATGATTTGTTTACTGGTGTCGAGGATGTTGCCCTAGTGATGTGCCAGGCCTTTTCT gccGCAGCGGTTCATCGAGAAGCGTGTTATCGATCTCGAACTGAGCTGCGTCGGTATGAGGCCGATCTTCAAcgggtcacggaggagaggaatgcccttagactcctcttcggacaaagggaagaagaaatcaaggacctccgagccgaattggcaaaggctcaacaagaccagaccgacctgaccgagcaggtaatggtAATCTTAAAAACCCATGGGCTCGATTCTGGAGCGGTGGCTAATATTTTGATCTCGCAGTTGCAGCAGAAGCTTGAGTTTATTGGGAAGCTTCGTaaggaggtcgatatgataaggGCAGAGACCTTGGGATGGAAAGATAGCATGGACCGTCTTGCCGCTgaaaaagaaactgctcgagcccaattatcatcagcCAAAAACCAACTTCAAAGCATGAAGGAAAAAAGCTCG gtacaagcaagagaggtaGCTGAGACCTCCaacactcgagcatattgggttgctgaactttataagtgccgatctcggagggagaccctcgggGAGATCCATggtcgaggtttcgatctcaccgaagagataaaaacgGTTAAAGAGCTCGAAGTCGATGTTGAAgacttggcttctgatgatgatgatggtgatgatgatgatgataatgatggcGATGATGGGAGAAAGAGTGGGTCCGAGAGTGGGgcggagcccgatggagaagaaaCCGCCCCcatagataaccaagaaacttag